The nucleotide sequence AGGTAACTTCAACACCTGCCGCTCCCAAATATCCACCGTTTGCCCAAACTCATCCCCCGTCAACTTGCCAAACCGATGACAAGCCCGAAAACGATTATAAACCTGCTCATCCCTCTTAATCACAGCATCTAAGCGATCTGTACCCACCAAAACCACCGCAATATCTTTAAGATCAAAAATATCTCTTACTTCAGCAAAAGTTTTCGATTTTAATCTATCAGCCTCGTCTATAATAATCATCTCTACACCGCAACGCTCAAGCACTTTTAACGCTCTATTACGGATTTCTGCGACTGTTCCCTTAGTCATTTGATACTTCAAATGCTCAATAATAGCCCCAAACAAATCCTTAGCCCCACACTCTTGAGGAATTTGTATATAAACCACTGGAACAATTGGGGGTTTTCCTGGGTTTTGAATCGGTTTATGTCTCAAACGATAGGCATTACAAGCAATAGTTTTTCCTGTGCGAGATTCCCCTACCACCCGACATGATTGCTTTGCCTGCCGCTTTCCTTCCAACCAATTATGTAAAGCTTCTACATGAGAGAGAGTAACAACTGTTTTTCGGTTCAAGCGCCCAATTTCCGCCTGTAACTTCTCTGGTGTCAATTGAATATTCCCTAATTGTTCTGCAACTATTTGTGCTTCTTGAATAGTCATAACTTAAAACCCATAATCTTCTTGTAACTGTTCGTAATCAAATACTTGGACTTGTGGTGTTTTAGAAGTAGGAAAATTAGAGGTTAATTCCTCCTCCTCAGTTTCCAATTTGGTTGTTTCAACTGGCGTTGATAAACGACTTTGCTGTTCTTCTTTGTATCGTTCTTTCTTGGTTTTTTTCGCTTTTGGGAAATTCTGGCGATCTCGGATTTCCGATAAAATAGAACGATTACTAACCGTCTTGCCGGCTTCTCGGACTCGCTTACTGCTTGCTTTTGCCTCATCTAAAGACATCTGTTCTGTCTCCAAATCCAACGCATAAGCACGAGTTAGAAACACTTCCTGATGACTTTCTTGCTGATAGACAAAAACTGTTGTAATATCTCTAGGCTCAAAACGCAAAATAACATTTTCTCCTGCATATCCTGCTAAATTTTCGCCTCGATACATTAGATTTTCAAATTGAATATATCCCCCACGCTGCACCCTGCGCTTAGTTTGTTTCATCAAACAAATATCTAACTCTCGTTCGCTCATGACATCAGGGATAGTCAATAAACCCGCTTCCCAACGCTCTCTGCGACTTTGATCCCCCATCCTCGCATCAATTCGTTGATTATAGTTATCTACTATATAGCGCACCAACTTTTGCTCTAAATCTCGTAGAGTAAGACAAGCTTCTTTTTCCGCTTGTTGTGAACGTTCCTGCACATTTGAACCCGTATATCCAGGGAGCGTTGAGAAAAATTCTAGATTCAAGGTTTTAAAAGGGCGTTCAACAATTCCCCCCTCACTGGGACGATCTCGTAAATGACAAACAAACCCCAATTGAACAGAGATTTGTTTTATATGGTTCGAGCGAAAATCCTTACCCCCGTCAGTGTAAAAATGCTCTGGCTTCCCGTAAGTTCCCCATTCTTCATTTAATTGATACTCACTGCCATAATTCTTAGGTAAGATAGCATGACGTAACGCCAAAGCGACTATTTGAGAGCTTTGGGCATCAAAACCCAAGTTAATGCCCATAATGCAACGGGAATAAGTATCAACCACCGTTGTTAACCAAGGACGACCTAAAAGTTGTCCTGACTGATCAACTAATAAAATATCAGCACGGGTATGGTCGCATTGCCAGACATGATTGCTGTATTCGACTGATAGATCTTGTCCGGCACGAGTTTTAACTGATAATTGAGTCCCTCGCCAGCCAGGACTTCTAATACTTTTCTTCTTATCTTGCTTTTCAATTAAAGGTTGTAACACTCGATAAACCGTCATGTGAGAAGGGGGGTTAATTCCTAACTCATCCGCCTTTGCTTTAGTCTTCATATAAACTTGCTTCGGTGTTAAGCGAGAGCTTCCTTTATTGCCATCCTGATAGGTTTTGACAATAAACTCCTGTAATTGCTCATCAATGCGAAAACACCCTTTATCTGACCGTTTAGTGCCTATTAAAGCGGTGTTACCTTCCTCCTGCCATTTCTTAACCAAACGTTGTACAGTGCGTTTCGATTTGCCTAATTTTTCGGCGGCTTCTTTAAGTCGCTTACCGTATGTTAAACGGTCGCAAGGTTCAAGCAACCTCTGAATAACCTCCATCTTTAGTTCGGCTTCATCCGACAACTCAGAGACAATGACATTCTCTTCATCATCTTGATTTTGCTCGACAGGTGGTGGAGATATGGACAACTCTAGATTCTCCGTCATAAACAATAGTGTGCAATTAATACATATTTGTTTATTAAGTAATAGTGTATCACTTTTAGCCCATGACGGTGACAATTAATTTGTTAAGATTGCTAAAGTCAACTAAAAAAGTGCCCTTCGGGTAATGGACACTTAATTTGTTATTCTTCGGGAAAGTGACAGTTAATTTGTTAATCTCTCTAAAGATTAATTTTTCAAGAAGTTGATGTTAGAATTTGTCTGAAACGCTTATATCGTAATATTTTGAAGCATTCACCATTTCGATGACATTAATTTGTTACGACGACAAATAATTAGTTACTGTACACAAATCAAGCCTTACAAGAACTTCAGCTTCTTCTTACAGGCTTCCCTTTGGGATAGATTATCTGTTAACATGGAATTGCAACCACATTGCTAATGCTATAATTCGTAGAGAAGTTGAACGGATTTGTCGTTCAAAGGGCTATGAACCTGTAACAATTTGTACTCCAGAAGAACTTATAGAGAGGGAAAATTGATGTTGTCTGATCCAATTGTAGAAGAAATTCCTTCGTTCAGAGAAGCCCATTCTAAGCAATTCAACAATGATCTAAAAGCCATTTATCAAGATTTAAAAGAACAAGAAAAGAAGAGTAAGAGAAAATTTGTTTCTTACGCTCCTAAGTCACCTTTATAGCTCTTGCAGGTTCTTTTAAGTGATGTTAGAAAATAGCTGTCCGTAAAACGGAAGATGTTGATACTGTTGGAGACGATTTAACCACTCTCCTCCATATTCTTCTAATTCCTCTGTTTCTAAGCTAAAAAGCTGTACGGTATTGGGAGTGATGACCATAATCAATCCTTGAGGTATGGACACACCGAAAAGGCATTCATAAGCCGTACGGGTTTGCAGCAATTTGAAGTTTCGCGTCGGTTAGCCATTGCGATCTTTTTTCCCGATGACTGGTCTTAAAGTCAAACAAAGTTAAAACGCCATTCCAATGAGCCAGTAAATCAAGCGTTCCGGCATATTGAAACCTTGGATGATAAACAGGTTTCTCACTGGCCACTACCTCCCCAATTGCCCCCAGAATTTTCCTTGCCTCATTCCAAAACTCGCTCACATCTGTGGGACATTCCACGTCCTCTCCCTTAAATCTGGCTTCAATGAGCTTGTGAATCACTTTACCCCGTTCTGCGGCTAAGGAGCGAAGTTTTTCGGCTTCAGAACCATTACGTTTATGCCAATTCCTCAACCTTGTGCGCCCTTCTTCGGGCATGGTTGCTTGTAAAATGGTCGTAACACTAGGAAAAAGACCACAAGGAGTTTCATAAAATTTCCCCCCTGACGGTAACTTAATAATTTTCATGGCAATTCTTCCTCTTTTCGCTCAAAATACTTACAGAAATTGTCTTCGTCTGCGATCCCTGCTTGCATGGGGTCAATAGCACAGGGTAAATCTCGCTTGAAGGAGCAGAGGACATCAGGAGTTCGATTTCATCCATCGACAAATCATCAATCGGAATCAGATTCACCGACAAATCAATCATTTTGGGATTATTGACCATGAAATCAGCAATATTTTCAATTTGGTTCATTTCCTCTTCGGTTTCCCGTTCGCGCCAATCCCAGGCAACACTGTAATAGTCGCCTTTGTCCCCATTGTGTTTGAGGAATGAGCCTTTAAAGATACCGAGGGCAGGTTCTCTCTTTTCCATCAATTCCGTGACTTTCTGGGAGAATTGAGCGATACTACGCTTCTTGAGGTAGGTTAGACAGACGGTATTCTTGGGCAGGATGTCGCAACCGGGGGCAGCAACAAACCAGACTTGTAACCAGAATGAATTGGTAATTTTGCCGAGATTGCCGAAGAATTGAGCGACTTTAATCATCGAAATTTCAATTTCTTTGCCACGATAATCCTCTTCTCCTACCTTCCATTGCCCCAAACGACAGTCATTTCTGAGGTTAAAGGGGACTTGAGGCATGAAAATTGAATTTTGAGGGCGAGTGCCAAAAACTGAAAATTTAGCTAAATCTCGCCTAATTTTCCTTGATGCTGATGGCAAGCATGGGAAATGCTGATATATGATGATTTTAAAGGGTAGTTTTAGGGGTGGAGGGGACGGTTATGGATGAAGCCAGATTACAAGCTTATATTAATTTAATTGAACAGTTGCTTGCTTGTGCTAATGATGAGGAACTCAATAATATTCTGCAAACTAATCAGGAATTGATTGATCCCCAATTCTTGCAGGTGATGGAAAACAAAGCAACAGGGTTAGAAGAACAAGGAAATAATAATGATGCCACTTGGTTACGGAATATAGCGCAACAGTTGGAGCAATATCTCAACCGTCAAGTGGTCAATATAGAGGAATATCAGGAGTTTTTATTAGAAGTCTTACAAGCAGAATATGAGAGTGATGATCCTACGGTGGTTTATCCTATCCTAGAACGCCGCCAATATCTATTAGATGATACCTTTGCCCAACTGTTGCAACAATACGCTAGAAATGTGTTTTCTCAAAGGAAGGCTGAAGAAGTGGCAGTTATTGCCGGGGTGATTCAAAATTTATGTATTGATATTAAAAATTTTCCCTTGGGAAGTCGAGCTAATAATCTAGAAATTGCTATTACAGGCTATCAGACCCTGTTAGAAGTATATACCCGTGATGCTTTTCCTGAAAAATGGGCAATGACAAAAAATAATCTGGGAATAGCTTATAGTGATCGCATTCTTGGGGAAAGGGGAGATAATCTAGAAAAAGCGATCGCAGCTTATAACCTGTCTTTAGAAGTATATACCCCGACTGCTTTTCCTTATGAATGGGCAAGAACACAAAATAATCTGGGTGGAGCTTATAATGATCGCATTCTTGGAGGAAGGGCAGAGAATCTAGAGTTTGCTATTGTGGCTTATAACCTGTCATTAGAAGTATATACCCGTAAAGCCTTTCCTGAAGATTGGGCAAGGTCACAAAATAATCTGGGAGAAGCTTATAGAAATCGCATTCTTGGGGAAAAGGCCGATAATATAGAGTTAGGTATTACAGCTTTAAACCAGTCTTTAGAAGTAAGAACCCGTGAAGCTTTTCCAGAAGAATGGGCAAGAACACAAAATAATCTGGGGTTAGCTTATAGTGATCGCATTCTTGGGGAAAGGGCAGAGAATCTAGAGTTAGCTATTGTGGCTTATAACCTGTCATTAGAAGTATATACCCGTGAAGCCTTTCCTGAAGATTGGGCAAGGTCACAAAATAATCTGGGGTTAGCTTATAGTGATCGCATTCTTGGAGGAAGGGCAGAGAATCTAGAGTTAGCTATTGCGGCTTATAACCGGTCATTAGAAGTATATACCCGTGAAGCCTTTCCTGAAAAATGGGCAGGGACACAAAATAATCTGGGGAATGCTTATCTATATCGCATTCTTGGGGAAAGGCGACTAAATCTAGAGTTAGCTATAGCAGCTTATAAACTGTCATTAGAAGTATATACCCGTGATGCCTTTCCTTATGAATGGGCAAGGTCACAAAATAATCTGGGGAATGCTTATCTATATCGCATTCTTGGGGAAAGGGCAGAGAATCTAGAGTTAGCTATTGTGGCTTATAACCTGTCATTAGAAGTATATACCCGTGAAGCCTTTCCTGAAGATTGGGCAAGGTCACAAAATAATCTGGGGTTAGCTTATAGTGATCGCATTCTTGGAGGAAGGGCAGATAATCTAGAGTTAGCTATAGCAGCTTATAAACTGTCATTAGAAGTATATACCCGTGAAGCCTTTCCTGAAAAATGGGCAGGGACACAAAATAATCTGGGGTTAGCTTATAGTGATCGCATTCTTGGAGGAAGGGCAGATAATCTAGAGTTAGCTATTTCGGCTTATAACCGGTCTTTAGAAGTAAGAACCCGTGATGCCTTTCCTTATGAATGGGCAACGACACAAAATAATCTGGGAGAAGCTTATAGTAATCGCATTCTTGGGGAAAGGCGACTAAATCTAGAGTTAGCTATAGCAGCTTATAACCGGTCTTTAGAAGTAAGAACCCGTGAAGCTTTTCCAGAAGAATGGGCAACGACACAAAATAATCTGGGGAATGCCTATCTATATCGCATTCTTGGGGAAAGGGCAGAGAATCTAGAAAAGGCGATCACAGCTTATAACCAGTCTTTAGAAGTAAGAACCCGTGAAGCCTTTCCTGAACAATGGGCAGGAACACAAAATAATCTGGGGAATGCCTATCTATATCGCATTCTTGGGAAAAGGGCAGAGAATCTAGAAAAGGCGATCACAGCTTATAACCAGTCTTTAGAAGTAAGAACCCGTGAAGCCTTTCCTGAACAATGGGCAGGAACACAAAATAATCTGGGGAATGCCTATCTATATCGCATTCTTGGGGAAAGGGCAGAGAATCTAGAAAGGGCGATCACAGCTTATAACCAGTCTTTAGAAGTAAGAACCCGTGAAGCCTTTCCTAAACAATGGGCAGGGACACAAAATAATCTGGGTGCTGCTTATCTGGATCGCATTCTTGGGGAAAGGGCAGAGAATCTAGAGTTAGCTATTGTGGCTTTAAACCAGTCTTTAGAAATATATACCTGTGATGCTTTTCCTGAAAATTGGGCAAGGACACAAAATAATCTGGGGATAGCTTATCTATATCGCATTCTTGGGCAAAGGACAGATAATCTAGAGTTAGCTATTGTGGCTTTAAACCAGTCTTTAGAAATATATACCCGTGATGCTTTTCCTGAAAATTGGGCAACGACACAAAATAATCTGGGGTTAGCTTATAGTGATCGCATTCTTGGGGAAAGAGCAGATAATCTAGAGTTAGCTATTGCAGCTTATAACCTGTCATTAGACGTAAGAACCCGTGATGCTTTTCCTGAAAATTGGGCAAGGACACAAAATAATCTGGGGTTAGCTTATAGTAATCGCATTCTTGGGGAAAGGGGACTAAATCTAGAGTTAGCTATTGCAACTTTAAACCAGTCATTAGAAGTATTAACCCGTGAAGCCTTTCCAGAAGAATGGGCAAGGACACAAAATAATCTGGGGAATGCTTATAGTAATCGCATTCTTGGGGAAAGAGCAGATAATCTAGAGTTAGCCATCGCTGCTTATAGCCTGTCATTAGAAGTATATACCCGTGAAGCCTTTCCTGAAGATTGGGCAAGATCACAAAATAATCTCGGTGTCGCTTATAGCAATCGTATCAAAGGGGAAAAGTGCCGAAATCTAGAGTTATCTATCGTGGCTTTAAACCTGTCTTTAGAAGTAAGAAGCCGTGAAGCTTTTCCTGAACAATGGGCAGGATCACAAAATAATCTGGGTGCTGCTTATCTGGATCGCATTCTTGGGGAAAGGGCAGATAATCTAGAGTTAGCGATCGCAGCTTATCACCTGTCTTTAGAAGTTTATACCCCGACTGCTTTTCCGATAAACTGTTTAGTAACAGGACGAAACTTAGGAAATACTGCTAACCTGATTGAAGACTGGGAAACCGCCATCAAAGGCTACAACTTAGCCATCGAAGCAGTAGAAAATACCCGACTCGAAGCCTTAAACCCCCAACGACAACAAGAAATCCTCTCCGATGCAATGGATGTTTATCATGGCATAGTTCAATCCTATCTCAACCTCAATCAAAAAGATCGCGCTTTAGAATACGTTGAACGCAGCAAAACCCGCTATCTAGTCCAATTGCTTACCGAACGAGATATCTATCCTAAAGGTAATATCCCCCAAACTATTATTACCGAATTAGATCGCCTCCGTCGTGCCATTATTGGGGAAGAACAACAGTTAGCCATCCAAGAACAAACCCGCAATAGGGGAGTAATTTTAACCCTAGATCAACAAAAACAACCCATCTTAAATGACTATACTCACCTCAATCATTTAAAACAAGAATTAAATCAACTCATTGACCGTGAAATAACCCCCATAGATCCGACTTTTAGCTTAACTCAAAAGGTTCAAAATATTCCTTTAAGTGAAATTCAATCCTTAATTAATCAACAAACTGCTATTTTAGAATGGTATATTGCAAGGGATAGAATTATGGTGTTTATTGTTACTGCTGAAGGTTTGAACCCCCCTAACCCTGCTCCCGGCGGGAATTTGGATGAGAGT is from Gloeothece verrucosa PCC 7822 and encodes:
- a CDS encoding Mu transposase C-terminal domain-containing protein; translation: MTENLELSISPPPVEQNQDDEENVIVSELSDEAELKMEVIQRLLEPCDRLTYGKRLKEAAEKLGKSKRTVQRLVKKWQEEGNTALIGTKRSDKGCFRIDEQLQEFIVKTYQDGNKGSSRLTPKQVYMKTKAKADELGINPPSHMTVYRVLQPLIEKQDKKKSIRSPGWRGTQLSVKTRAGQDLSVEYSNHVWQCDHTRADILLVDQSGQLLGRPWLTTVVDTYSRCIMGINLGFDAQSSQIVALALRHAILPKNYGSEYQLNEEWGTYGKPEHFYTDGGKDFRSNHIKQISVQLGFVCHLRDRPSEGGIVERPFKTLNLEFFSTLPGYTGSNVQERSQQAEKEACLTLRDLEQKLVRYIVDNYNQRIDARMGDQSRRERWEAGLLTIPDVMSERELDICLMKQTKRRVQRGGYIQFENLMYRGENLAGYAGENVILRFEPRDITTVFVYQQESHQEVFLTRAYALDLETEQMSLDEAKASSKRVREAGKTVSNRSILSEIRDRQNFPKAKKTKKERYKEEQQSRLSTPVETTKLETEEEELTSNFPTSKTPQVQVFDYEQLQEDYGF
- a CDS encoding TniB family NTP-binding protein, with product MTIQEAQIVAEQLGNIQLTPEKLQAEIGRLNRKTVVTLSHVEALHNWLEGKRQAKQSCRVVGESRTGKTIACNAYRLRHKPIQNPGKPPIVPVVYIQIPQECGAKDLFGAIIEHLKYQMTKGTVAEIRNRALKVLERCGVEMIIIDEADRLKSKTFAEVRDIFDLKDIAVVLVGTDRLDAVIKRDEQVYNRFRACHRFGKLTGDEFGQTVDIWERQVLKLPVASNLNSKRMLKILGQATGGYIGLLDMILREAAIRALKKGLNQVDLETLKEVAEEYK
- a CDS encoding CHAT domain-containing protein; translation: MDEARLQAYINLIEQLLACANDEELNNILQTNQELIDPQFLQVMENKATGLEEQGNNNDATWLRNIAQQLEQYLNRQVVNIEEYQEFLLEVLQAEYESDDPTVVYPILERRQYLLDDTFAQLLQQYARNVFSQRKAEEVAVIAGVIQNLCIDIKNFPLGSRANNLEIAITGYQTLLEVYTRDAFPEKWAMTKNNLGIAYSDRILGERGDNLEKAIAAYNLSLEVYTPTAFPYEWARTQNNLGGAYNDRILGGRAENLEFAIVAYNLSLEVYTRKAFPEDWARSQNNLGEAYRNRILGEKADNIELGITALNQSLEVRTREAFPEEWARTQNNLGLAYSDRILGERAENLELAIVAYNLSLEVYTREAFPEDWARSQNNLGLAYSDRILGGRAENLELAIAAYNRSLEVYTREAFPEKWAGTQNNLGNAYLYRILGERRLNLELAIAAYKLSLEVYTRDAFPYEWARSQNNLGNAYLYRILGERAENLELAIVAYNLSLEVYTREAFPEDWARSQNNLGLAYSDRILGGRADNLELAIAAYKLSLEVYTREAFPEKWAGTQNNLGLAYSDRILGGRADNLELAISAYNRSLEVRTRDAFPYEWATTQNNLGEAYSNRILGERRLNLELAIAAYNRSLEVRTREAFPEEWATTQNNLGNAYLYRILGERAENLEKAITAYNQSLEVRTREAFPEQWAGTQNNLGNAYLYRILGKRAENLEKAITAYNQSLEVRTREAFPEQWAGTQNNLGNAYLYRILGERAENLERAITAYNQSLEVRTREAFPKQWAGTQNNLGAAYLDRILGERAENLELAIVALNQSLEIYTCDAFPENWARTQNNLGIAYLYRILGQRTDNLELAIVALNQSLEIYTRDAFPENWATTQNNLGLAYSDRILGERADNLELAIAAYNLSLDVRTRDAFPENWARTQNNLGLAYSNRILGERGLNLELAIATLNQSLEVLTREAFPEEWARTQNNLGNAYSNRILGERADNLELAIAAYSLSLEVYTREAFPEDWARSQNNLGVAYSNRIKGEKCRNLELSIVALNLSLEVRSREAFPEQWAGSQNNLGAAYLDRILGERADNLELAIAAYHLSLEVYTPTAFPINCLVTGRNLGNTANLIEDWETAIKGYNLAIEAVENTRLEALNPQRQQEILSDAMDVYHGIVQSYLNLNQKDRALEYVERSKTRYLVQLLTERDIYPKGNIPQTIITELDRLRRAIIGEEQQLAIQEQTRNRGVILTLDQQKQPILNDYTHLNHLKQELNQLIDREITPIDPTFSLTQKVQNIPLSEIQSLINQQTAILEWYIARDRIMVFIVTAEGLNPPNPAPGGNLDESEVTGIKVWQSSAEDRESLINWINSYRQEYENNKTEWIKTLNYRLNELSEILQIDELLELLPLSCNRLIIIPHWFLHIIPLHCLPLQNGQFLYQRFSKGVVYVPSCQLLKLVKSSQRENFERLFAIKNPTRKGLKPLLGANLEIERISQGFEAEKTIIIGELEASEQTLENRRQELQASHCLHFSCHGKFNNDSPRDSALMLADPEGNLGESANLTLAEVFEKLDLRECRLVTFSACESGIIESKTDNISDEYVGLPSGFLFAGSSSVVSTLWTVDPLATALFMTKFYHSLKRISIRDKESIAIVLNNTQTWLRNLSSRRLARIKKSENFQQLLAQVFPSKRDRKKFQDLLEAAVKRQPYPFENPYYWTAFIATGI